In one Amaranthus tricolor cultivar Red isolate AtriRed21 chromosome 8, ASM2621246v1, whole genome shotgun sequence genomic region, the following are encoded:
- the LOC130820132 gene encoding transcription factor TGA4-like encodes MNSTSTQFVISRRMNMYEHQINSWVDSFRDDAFPNVSPSTVVEVHERVDNLSEDTSSHGAQAPPNKYDQEASKPIDKIQRRLAQNREAARKSRLRKKAYIQQLELGRSKLMQMEQELERVRQQGVYVGGGIDQLPFSPTVNSGIVAFEMEYAHWVEEQNKQICELRNALNAHITDVELRILVDIGMKHYFDLFQLKGSAAKADVFYLISGMWKTSTERFFLWIGGFRPSELLKVLGPQLDPLTEQQVMGVYNLKQSCEQAEEALTQGMEKLQQTLAETIATDHLGDGIYTSEMANNAIERLEALVSFVNQADHLRKETLQQIHRILTIRQAARGLLALGEYFQRLRALSSLWCSRPPQPA; translated from the exons ATGAACTCGACATCCACACAATTTGTAATTTCTAGAAGAATGAATATGTACGAGCACCAGATTAACTCATGGGTGGACAGCTTCAGGGACGATGCCTTTCCAAATGTGTCTCCGTCCACTGTTGTAGAAGTGCATGAGAGAGTAGACAACCTG TCGGAAGACACTTCATCACATGGAGCACAGGCACCTCCAAACAAATATGACCAGGAAGCATCTAAACCTATCGACAAG ATACAAAGGCGTCTTGCACAAAATCGTGAGGCTGCTCGGAAAAGTCGATTGCGAAAAAAG GCGTATATTCAGCAATTGGAGCTGGGTCGTTCAAAATTGATGCAAATGGAGCAAGAGCTTGAACGAGTGAGACAACAG GGGGTGTATGTTGGTGGTGGGATAGATCAACTTCCTTTCTCTCCGACTGTGAATTCAG GGATTGTTGCATTTGAGATGGAGTACGCGCATTGGGTCGAAGAGCAAAATAAACAGATTTGTGAGCTTAGGAATGCCTTGAATGCACATATTACCGATGTTGAGCTAAGGATTCTCGTGGATATTGGGATGAAACACTATTTTGATCTTTTCCAGTTGAAGGGAAGCGCAGCAAAGGCTGACGTATTTTATCTCATCTCTGGCATGTGGAAAACATCAACTGAGCGCTTTTTCTTGTGGATTGGAGGGTTTCGTCCATCAGAATTACTAAAG GTACTTGGGCCACAGCTCGATCCCTTGACAGAGCAACAAGTGATGGGTGTGTACAACCTTAAACAATCTTGTGAGCAAGCAGAGGAGGCTCTTACACAGGGGATGGAAAAACTACAGCAAACTCTGGCAGAAACTATTGCAACTGATCACTTAGGAGACGGAATTTACACTTCAGAAATGGCTAATAATGCGATTGAGAGACTAGAAGCTCTTGTTAGCTTCGTAAACCAG GCAGATCATCTTCGAAAAGAGACGCTGCAGCAGATACACCGGATCTTAACCATACGCCAAGCAGCTCGAGGCTTATTAGCTCTAGGAGAGTACTTCCAACGTCTAAGGGCTCTTAGCTCCCTTTGGTGTAGTCGCCCTCCACAACCTGCGTAA